A stretch of Corallococcus exiguus DNA encodes these proteins:
- a CDS encoding class I SAM-dependent DNA methyltransferase, protein MHEYDLIADWYASHRVGPMGVPEVTALAASLPAGASVLDVGCGTGLPLTRVLLEHGCHVMGVDSSRELLARFQANFPHVPVKCAPIQSCELQEQAFDAAIAWGVLFHLRHEEQEQAITHIARALKPGAAFLFTSGGAHGSIDGEPMNGVPFRYHSYSVDGYRDLLRAHGLTLEATHTDPGGNVYYLSRKTGSGG, encoded by the coding sequence GTGCACGAGTACGATTTGATCGCGGACTGGTATGCATCCCACCGCGTGGGCCCCATGGGCGTCCCGGAAGTGACGGCGCTCGCGGCCTCACTGCCGGCCGGTGCCTCGGTGCTGGACGTCGGCTGCGGCACGGGACTGCCACTGACGCGGGTGCTGCTGGAGCATGGCTGCCATGTGATGGGCGTGGATAGCTCCCGCGAGTTGCTGGCGCGGTTTCAAGCGAACTTCCCCCACGTGCCGGTGAAGTGCGCGCCCATCCAGTCCTGTGAGCTTCAGGAGCAGGCGTTCGATGCCGCCATCGCGTGGGGCGTCTTGTTCCACCTGCGCCACGAAGAGCAGGAACAGGCAATCACCCATATCGCGCGGGCATTGAAACCTGGCGCCGCGTTCCTCTTCACCTCGGGCGGCGCCCACGGCTCCATCGACGGCGAGCCGATGAATGGCGTCCCGTTCCGCTATCACTCGTACAGCGTCGACGGGTATCGCGACCTGCTGCGGGCGCACGGGCTCACGCTGGAAGCGACGCACACGGACCCGGGCGGGAACGTCTACTACCTGTCGCGCAAGACGGGATCGGGCGGCTGA
- a CDS encoding helix-turn-helix transcriptional regulator, which translates to MRVKGQPDSMQREQVLLDVMTALTSSLDMKEVFSESHRILSRVLAADFGGLCVSRPGEPGQYDWPMIQDMPQVFFDRYPEISHECFVSAAVVQQPNTVLRESEMLSRQAMRNSAMYAHCREMHMPVERIISVSLDMGLGWHSGFTLYRENRKAFSEQEQAFLQRLTPILARTVRNCLMLGDLVRQGDLLDQLFRHTGLESIVLSPPAIELMRTPRSTALLHRWFPDEPCGRFGLPQVLLDALERLSRSGQRMLAGQDVLTFRRLGRSLKVTFLPLPAHPGRTPWALLFQEVSHSVQVPSEWRKRLTPRELDVVQRVLNGWDNRTIAEDMGSSLNTLKTHLKRVFVKLAVPSRAKLILLAQEQSAEAAG; encoded by the coding sequence ATGCGCGTGAAGGGCCAGCCGGATTCCATGCAGCGGGAGCAGGTGCTGTTGGATGTCATGACAGCGCTGACCAGCTCACTCGACATGAAAGAGGTCTTCTCCGAGTCCCACAGGATTCTGTCGCGCGTGCTGGCCGCGGACTTTGGCGGGCTCTGCGTGTCCAGGCCCGGTGAGCCCGGTCAATACGACTGGCCCATGATCCAGGACATGCCGCAGGTCTTCTTTGACCGCTACCCGGAGATTTCACACGAGTGCTTCGTGAGCGCCGCGGTGGTCCAGCAGCCCAACACCGTGCTGCGGGAGTCCGAGATGCTGTCGCGCCAGGCGATGCGGAACAGCGCCATGTACGCGCACTGCCGGGAGATGCACATGCCGGTGGAGCGCATCATCTCCGTGTCCCTGGACATGGGGCTGGGCTGGCACAGCGGCTTCACCCTGTACCGGGAGAACCGGAAGGCCTTCTCGGAGCAGGAGCAGGCCTTTCTTCAACGCCTGACGCCCATCCTGGCCAGAACGGTTCGCAACTGTCTCATGCTGGGAGACCTGGTCCGTCAGGGAGACCTCCTGGACCAGCTCTTCCGCCATACAGGGCTTGAGAGCATCGTGCTGAGCCCACCGGCCATCGAGCTGATGCGCACGCCCCGCTCCACGGCGCTGCTCCATCGCTGGTTCCCGGATGAGCCCTGTGGCCGCTTCGGCCTGCCCCAGGTCCTCCTGGACGCCTTGGAGCGGCTCAGTCGCTCCGGACAGCGGATGCTCGCCGGGCAGGACGTCCTGACGTTCCGGCGGCTGGGGCGGAGCTTGAAGGTGACATTCCTCCCGTTGCCAGCCCATCCCGGGAGAACGCCCTGGGCGCTGTTGTTCCAGGAGGTGTCTCACAGCGTTCAGGTTCCCTCCGAGTGGCGCAAACGACTCACCCCTCGCGAGCTGGACGTGGTGCAGCGTGTCTTGAATGGTTGGGACAACCGAACCATCGCGGAGGACATGGGAAGCTCGCTGAACACGTTGAAGACGCACCTGAAGCGGGTCTTCGTCAAGCTGGCCGTGCCCAGCCGCGCCAAGCTGATCCTCCTCGCGCAGGAGCAGAGCGCCGAGGCAGCAGGGTAG
- a CDS encoding putative immunity protein, which translates to MPILPKERDPRLITIRRGGSLTDEDHHLLAEWAALCAEHVLPFFEKACPGDARPRDAIAVGRGWIRGEVPMRDAHKTAFVANAAARGLPDPAKFAALAAGQAVAVAHVAAHYLGAAAYAIRAAAASVAEGDAEGARLKELGWQRKRIPATLREFVLEDQRARNDICWGAFTG; encoded by the coding sequence ATGCCGATCCTGCCGAAAGAGCGAGACCCCCGGTTGATCACGATTCGTCGTGGCGGGAGCCTGACCGACGAGGACCACCACCTGCTCGCGGAGTGGGCCGCCCTCTGCGCGGAGCACGTCCTGCCCTTCTTCGAGAAAGCATGCCCTGGGGACGCGCGCCCCCGTGACGCCATCGCCGTGGGACGGGGGTGGATCCGGGGCGAAGTGCCGATGCGTGACGCCCACAAGACCGCGTTCGTGGCCAACGCCGCGGCGCGTGGGTTGCCGGACCCGGCGAAGTTCGCGGCGCTCGCGGCGGGCCAGGCGGTGGCCGTCGCCCACGTCGCCGCGCACTACCTGGGCGCGGCGGCGTACGCCATCCGGGCCGCCGCCGCATCAGTCGCCGAGGGTGACGCGGAAGGGGCTCGACTGAAGGAGCTGGGATGGCAGCGGAAACGGATCCCCGCCACCCTCCGGGAGTTCGTCCTCGAAGACCAGCGGGCGCGGAACGACATCTGCTGGGGCGCCTTCACAGGGTGA
- a CDS encoding FAD-dependent oxidoreductase yields the protein MTPIAIIGAGLGGLTLARVLHVHGISATVYEADASADARTQGGMLDIHDYNGQLALKAAGLFDEFRRIIHEGGEASRILDPHGTVLLDQPDDGSGIRPEVPRGELRRILLDSLPDGTVQWGRKVTSLRSLGGGQHTLTFADGASVTASLVVGADGAWSKVRPLLSDAKPAYVGTSFVETYLLDADARHPASAKLVGGGALYVLAPSKAILAHREPHGVLHTYVALSRPQEWFTDIDFSDPKEVKARVAAEFDGWAPELTALITDGETAPVLRKIHALPPGHRWTHVPGVTLLGDAAHLNPPDGEGANLAMYDGAELGKALAAHRGDFDAAVAEYEEAMFLRSVDASAEAAKIHTLCFNDDNAPHGLINLLTGGAAPDA from the coding sequence ATGACTCCCATTGCCATCATTGGCGCTGGCCTGGGCGGGCTGACGCTCGCTCGCGTCCTGCACGTCCACGGCATCTCCGCCACCGTCTACGAGGCCGACGCGTCCGCCGATGCGCGCACGCAGGGCGGCATGCTCGACATCCATGACTACAACGGGCAGCTCGCGCTGAAGGCGGCTGGGCTGTTCGACGAGTTCCGCCGGATCATCCATGAAGGCGGCGAGGCTTCGCGGATCCTCGACCCGCACGGCACGGTCCTGCTCGACCAGCCCGACGACGGCAGTGGCATTCGCCCCGAGGTGCCGCGCGGCGAACTGCGGCGCATCCTCCTCGACTCGCTGCCTGACGGCACCGTGCAGTGGGGACGCAAGGTCACGTCCCTCCGCTCGCTCGGCGGCGGGCAGCACACGCTGACGTTCGCGGATGGGGCGAGCGTGACGGCGAGCCTCGTGGTGGGCGCGGACGGCGCCTGGTCGAAGGTCCGGCCGCTGCTGTCCGACGCGAAGCCCGCGTATGTCGGCACCTCGTTCGTCGAGACCTACCTGCTCGACGCCGACGCACGCCACCCGGCCAGCGCGAAGCTCGTCGGAGGAGGAGCCCTCTACGTCCTCGCACCCAGCAAGGCCATCCTCGCCCACCGCGAGCCCCACGGCGTCCTGCACACCTACGTCGCGCTCAGCCGGCCGCAGGAGTGGTTCACGGACATCGACTTCTCCGACCCGAAGGAGGTGAAGGCTCGAGTCGCGGCGGAGTTCGACGGCTGGGCGCCGGAGCTCACCGCGCTGATCACCGACGGTGAGACAGCCCCCGTCCTCCGGAAGATCCATGCGCTCCCGCCCGGACATCGGTGGACTCACGTGCCCGGTGTGACACTGCTCGGCGACGCCGCGCATCTGAACCCGCCCGACGGAGAGGGCGCGAACCTCGCGATGTACGACGGCGCCGAGCTGGGCAAGGCCCTGGCCGCGCACCGGGGCGACTTCGATGCCGCGGTCGCCGAGTACGAGGAGGCCATGTTCCTGAGGAGCGTGGATGCCTCAGCCGAGGCCGCGAAGATCCACACGCTCTGCTTCAACGATGACAACGCACCGCACGGGCTGATCAACCTGCTGACCGGCGGCGCCGCACCGGATGCCTGA
- a CDS encoding TetR/AcrR family transcriptional regulator produces the protein MGKEKRGSERREDALSRERIVEAAIALLDDQGEDGLTFRALATRLETGAGAIYWHIANKDELLVAAADVVIARALPEVPASATPQESLRGLAVAVFETVDAHPWVGAQLSRAPWESPMLRIFERIGHQLQAMELSGRAQFTAGSTLMSYIVGVSIQNAANGRLLDPSVDRVEFLNTVSARWKELDANEYPFTRKLAAQLPGHDDLAEFLAGIDLILTGIAASR, from the coding sequence ATGGGAAAGGAAAAGCGTGGGTCGGAACGGCGTGAGGACGCGCTCTCACGTGAGCGGATCGTCGAAGCGGCGATCGCGCTGCTCGACGACCAGGGAGAGGACGGGTTGACCTTCCGCGCGCTCGCCACGCGGCTGGAGACCGGCGCCGGCGCGATCTACTGGCACATCGCGAACAAGGACGAGCTGCTCGTCGCCGCCGCCGACGTCGTCATCGCCCGCGCGCTGCCCGAAGTCCCCGCCTCCGCCACGCCCCAGGAATCACTCCGCGGGCTCGCCGTCGCTGTGTTCGAGACGGTCGATGCGCATCCGTGGGTGGGCGCGCAGCTCTCTCGCGCCCCGTGGGAGTCCCCGATGCTGCGGATCTTCGAGCGCATCGGGCACCAGCTCCAGGCGATGGAGCTTTCAGGCAGAGCCCAATTCACGGCGGGGTCGACGCTGATGAGCTACATCGTCGGCGTGAGCATCCAGAATGCCGCGAACGGTCGGCTGCTCGATCCGTCCGTGGACCGCGTTGAGTTTCTCAACACGGTGTCGGCCCGGTGGAAGGAGCTCGACGCGAATGAGTATCCGTTCACCCGCAAGCTCGCGGCCCAACTGCCCGGGCACGATGACCTCGCCGAGTTCCTGGCCGGCATCGATCTCATCCTGACGGGGATCGCGGCCTCCCGCTAA
- a CDS encoding GFA family protein gives MHRGSCLCGAVRFTVEGELPAPDACHCTRCRKHSGHYFVSTDVPRSAVTIEGADKVGWFQSSEKARRGFCSVCGSSLFWDPLQRDWMGIALGAFDTPTHTRIAVHVYMANKGDYYDVADGVPRFDTIPPK, from the coding sequence ATGCATCGCGGTTCCTGCTTGTGCGGCGCGGTCCGCTTCACCGTGGAGGGCGAGCTGCCCGCCCCTGACGCCTGCCACTGCACCCGGTGTCGCAAGCACTCGGGCCACTACTTCGTCTCGACCGACGTGCCGCGCTCCGCCGTCACGATCGAGGGCGCGGACAAGGTCGGCTGGTTCCAGTCGTCCGAGAAGGCGCGTCGCGGGTTCTGCTCTGTCTGCGGCTCGTCGCTGTTCTGGGATCCGCTTCAACGCGATTGGATGGGAATCGCGTTGGGAGCCTTCGACACGCCTACCCACACCCGCATCGCCGTCCATGTCTACATGGCCAACAAGGGCGACTATTACGACGTGGCGGACGGGGTGCCGCGGTTCGACACCATCCCGCCAAAGTAG
- a CDS encoding PQQ-dependent sugar dehydrogenase, producing the protein MTGTNVRAVVCAVFSLLVGCSTQSPPELAEARAAAVMQDANFADSVFVSGLQGPTTMTFAPDGRLFISEKNGALRVVVNGQLLATPFMTLAVDNDNERGLMGIAFDPNFASNHYLYVYYTSVAGSIHNRVSRFTANGNVVVPGSELVLADFPTLDAANHNGGAVRFGLDGKLYVSVGENAVSSNSQSLNTPLGKLLRFNPDGSIPTDNPFYATATGLAKATWAMGLRNPFTFDVQPGTGILFINDVGEGGWEEINRGQAGANYGWPMTEGYFTNRPELTQPFYAYPHGSGTAAGNCIAGGAFYNPPISAFPSAYVGQYFFADYTNNWIARIDPNTGANSLFATAAAGPVDLDVGPDGALYYLARGSGQVGRIAYTASLPPSIAQQPASTLVSVGYPATFTVSASGEPPLTYRWQRNGVDIAGATSPSYELTAAQLSDSGARFRAVVTNGLGSATSAEAVLTVTSNKPPVATIVTPATGATYIASTNLMFSGSASDLEDGALPPSAMTWNITFHHDTHTHPAMADTTGVASGSWPVPSIGESSANVWYRLRLTVRDSIGLTHTTYRDVHPVTVPLTVTSVPSGMQVLMDGRPVAAPHETTGVVGVVRSVGAESPQYAGGKFWAFSSWSDGGAQSHTFITPGSAATYTAWFVETSGGSCYQIQSERTDKWLTVNLAGKVIAGSATQAGGQVFQLVPNGTQYKLKGSGDAFLTVVANQLTMGANFTSGESFTQLACGYGGRTRVGFRASVGSAPHWKETAPGEPIQSGDGGNGGACNPADGGAWEAFYLEPVSCPGSGGGPVCGNGTVESGEQCDDGNTQSGDGCDATCHTEASGSAGCFRIQSERTDQWLTVDGAGKVAALGTTQTGGEVFELVTSGAKYKLKGTSGAYLAVVADQLTVNASLGTAESFTRHACGVFGGRNRYGFESTTGTARNWKENTPGAPIQSGNGGNGGICNPTDTGSWEAFYLEPATCPPSGP; encoded by the coding sequence ATGACAGGAACGAATGTACGAGCCGTCGTGTGCGCGGTCTTCTCCCTCCTCGTGGGCTGCTCGACGCAGTCCCCCCCGGAGCTGGCGGAAGCGCGAGCGGCCGCGGTCATGCAAGACGCCAACTTCGCCGACTCGGTCTTTGTCAGTGGCCTCCAGGGCCCCACCACCATGACCTTCGCGCCTGACGGGCGCCTGTTCATCTCGGAGAAGAATGGCGCGCTGCGCGTCGTCGTGAACGGCCAGCTTCTGGCGACTCCGTTCATGACGCTCGCCGTGGACAACGACAACGAGCGTGGGCTGATGGGCATCGCGTTCGATCCCAACTTCGCCAGCAACCACTATCTCTACGTCTATTACACGTCGGTCGCCGGCAGCATCCACAACCGGGTCAGCCGCTTCACCGCCAACGGCAACGTGGTGGTTCCCGGAAGCGAGTTGGTGCTCGCCGACTTTCCGACGCTCGACGCCGCCAACCACAACGGCGGCGCGGTCCGCTTCGGACTCGACGGCAAGCTCTATGTCTCCGTCGGTGAGAACGCGGTCTCCTCCAATTCGCAGAGCCTGAACACGCCGCTCGGCAAGCTGCTGCGCTTCAACCCGGACGGCAGCATCCCCACGGACAATCCGTTCTATGCGACCGCCACCGGGCTCGCGAAGGCGACCTGGGCGATGGGACTGCGCAACCCCTTCACCTTCGACGTTCAACCCGGCACGGGCATCCTGTTCATCAACGACGTGGGCGAAGGCGGCTGGGAAGAAATCAACCGCGGCCAGGCCGGCGCCAACTACGGCTGGCCGATGACGGAGGGCTACTTCACGAACCGCCCGGAGCTCACGCAGCCGTTCTACGCGTACCCGCATGGCTCCGGCACGGCCGCTGGCAACTGCATCGCGGGCGGTGCCTTCTACAATCCGCCCATCTCGGCCTTTCCCAGCGCGTATGTCGGTCAGTACTTCTTCGCGGACTACACCAACAATTGGATTGCGCGCATCGACCCGAACACCGGTGCGAATTCGCTCTTCGCGACGGCCGCCGCGGGACCCGTGGACCTCGATGTCGGGCCCGATGGCGCGCTCTACTACCTGGCGCGCGGATCGGGCCAGGTGGGCCGCATCGCCTACACGGCCTCGCTGCCGCCGAGCATCGCGCAGCAGCCGGCGAGCACGTTGGTATCGGTCGGCTATCCTGCCACCTTCACGGTGTCGGCGAGCGGCGAGCCGCCCCTCACCTACCGGTGGCAGCGCAACGGCGTGGACATCGCTGGCGCGACCTCGCCGAGCTACGAACTGACCGCCGCGCAGCTCTCCGACAGCGGCGCGCGCTTCCGCGCGGTCGTGACCAACGGGCTTGGCTCGGCCACCAGCGCCGAGGCCGTGCTGACGGTGACCTCCAACAAGCCGCCGGTGGCCACGATCGTGACGCCGGCCACGGGCGCGACCTACATCGCCTCCACCAACCTGATGTTCTCCGGCTCGGCCAGCGACCTGGAGGATGGCGCGCTGCCACCGAGCGCGATGACCTGGAACATCACCTTCCATCACGACACCCACACGCACCCGGCCATGGCGGATACCACCGGCGTCGCGAGTGGGAGCTGGCCCGTCCCGAGCATCGGCGAGAGCTCAGCCAATGTCTGGTATCGCCTGCGGCTCACGGTGCGCGACTCGATTGGCCTCACCCACACGACGTATCGCGACGTCCACCCCGTCACGGTCCCGCTCACGGTGACCAGCGTGCCGAGCGGCATGCAGGTCCTGATGGACGGGCGGCCGGTCGCGGCGCCGCACGAAACGACGGGTGTGGTCGGTGTCGTCCGCTCCGTGGGCGCCGAGTCGCCGCAGTATGCGGGCGGCAAGTTCTGGGCGTTCTCGTCGTGGTCTGACGGAGGCGCGCAATCACACACCTTCATCACGCCTGGCAGCGCGGCCACCTACACCGCCTGGTTCGTCGAGACCTCGGGCGGGAGCTGCTATCAGATTCAAAGCGAGCGCACCGACAAGTGGCTCACCGTCAACCTCGCGGGCAAGGTCATCGCCGGCAGCGCGACGCAAGCCGGTGGGCAGGTCTTCCAGCTCGTTCCGAACGGCACCCAGTACAAGCTCAAGGGCTCGGGAGACGCGTTCCTGACGGTGGTGGCGAACCAGCTCACGATGGGCGCCAACTTCACCAGCGGGGAGTCGTTCACCCAGCTGGCCTGCGGCTACGGCGGGCGCACCCGCGTCGGCTTCCGGGCCTCCGTGGGGAGCGCGCCCCATTGGAAGGAGACCGCGCCGGGCGAGCCCATCCAGAGTGGTGACGGCGGCAATGGCGGCGCCTGCAATCCGGCCGATGGTGGGGCCTGGGAGGCCTTCTACCTCGAACCGGTTTCCTGCCCGGGCAGCGGCGGCGGCCCCGTGTGCGGCAACGGCACGGTCGAGAGCGGCGAGCAGTGCGACGATGGCAACACCCAGTCGGGCGATGGCTGCGATGCGACCTGCCATACCGAGGCCAGCGGCAGCGCGGGCTGCTTCCGCATCCAGAGTGAGCGCACCGACCAGTGGCTCACCGTCGACGGCGCGGGCAAGGTGGCTGCCCTCGGCACGACGCAGACCGGTGGCGAGGTCTTCGAGCTCGTCACCAGTGGCGCGAAATACAAGCTCAAGGGAACCAGCGGCGCGTACCTGGCGGTGGTCGCGGATCAGCTCACCGTGAATGCCTCGCTCGGCACGGCGGAGTCGTTCACCCGCCACGCATGCGGCGTCTTCGGCGGCCGCAATCGCTATGGCTTCGAATCGACGACAGGCACTGCGCGCAACTGGAAGGAGAACACCCCCGGCGCTCCCATCCAGAGCGGCAATGGCGGCAACGGAGGCATCTGCAATCCCACCGACACGGGCTCGTGGGAAGCCTTCTACCTCGAGCCCGCGACCTGCCCCCCATCGGGTCCGTAG
- a CDS encoding TetR/AcrR family transcriptional regulator has product MKRLRADGQRNRERIVAVAAALVAKEGAQVSLEEIARKAGVGSATLHRHFPSRQALLEVVFRDGVAQLCERAAAQPGKAPAAELADWLEEVTVYTATHRGLAAALLAGPDGLSAEDICCTDMLLKVLKVLVARASSVGALQAGATAQDLMMLANAIAVANENDPVTARRVLRLALTGIRR; this is encoded by the coding sequence ATGAAGCGGTTGCGCGCGGACGGGCAACGCAACCGGGAGCGGATTGTCGCCGTCGCCGCGGCGCTCGTCGCCAAGGAGGGCGCGCAGGTGTCGCTCGAGGAGATCGCTCGGAAGGCGGGGGTCGGTTCGGCGACCCTGCACCGGCATTTCCCGTCGCGGCAGGCGCTGCTGGAGGTGGTCTTCCGGGATGGCGTCGCGCAGCTCTGTGAGCGGGCCGCCGCGCAACCGGGCAAGGCGCCCGCCGCCGAGCTGGCGGACTGGCTCGAGGAGGTGACGGTCTACACCGCGACCCACCGCGGGCTCGCCGCCGCGCTGCTGGCCGGCCCGGATGGCCTCTCCGCCGAAGACATCTGCTGCACCGACATGCTGCTCAAAGTGCTGAAGGTCCTGGTGGCGCGGGCGTCATCCGTGGGTGCGCTTCAAGCGGGCGCCACGGCGCAGGACCTGATGATGCTGGCGAACGCGATTGCCGTCGCGAACGAGAATGATCCGGTCACCGCGCGCCGGGTGCTGCGCCTCGCGCTCACCGGCATCCGGCGCTGA
- a CDS encoding NmrA family NAD(P)-binding protein: MSRNDAVLVTAATGRQGGATARALLAEGRTKVRVLVRNPEAANARALAAAGAEVVVGDLDDPASLRAACAGTRAVFSMQSPIVSATGIDFSKERQQGKNLVEAALAEGVETFVHTATTGVGAHRDVEGWSEGRWKFHEEYWENKLATCDLVRTAGFKHWTLLLPATFMDHAMLDPSGFVDGRRLLTVVRADKPIGLIAPEDIGKAAAAAINEPAKFHGVTLELAGDVLTLPQITEVLSRVDGKEYVVQSSTIEEAVAAGLHPGVAQGMTYMNVAPVLARPEIARSYGLSPMSFEAWARLRREMT, from the coding sequence ATGAGCCGAAATGATGCCGTTCTCGTCACCGCCGCCACAGGACGTCAGGGGGGCGCCACCGCCCGGGCGTTGCTGGCCGAGGGCCGCACGAAAGTGCGCGTCCTGGTGCGCAATCCGGAGGCGGCGAACGCCAGGGCCCTCGCGGCGGCTGGCGCGGAGGTGGTCGTCGGGGACCTGGACGATCCAGCGTCGTTGCGCGCCGCCTGCGCCGGGACGCGGGCGGTCTTCTCCATGCAGTCACCCATCGTCTCCGCGACCGGCATCGACTTCAGCAAGGAGCGCCAGCAAGGGAAGAACCTCGTCGAGGCCGCGCTTGCCGAGGGCGTCGAGACCTTCGTGCACACCGCGACGACCGGCGTCGGCGCCCACCGCGACGTCGAGGGCTGGTCGGAGGGGCGCTGGAAGTTCCACGAGGAGTACTGGGAGAACAAGCTGGCCACGTGCGACCTGGTCCGCACCGCGGGCTTCAAGCACTGGACCCTCCTCCTGCCCGCCACCTTCATGGACCACGCGATGTTGGATCCCTCCGGCTTCGTCGACGGGCGCCGGTTGCTCACGGTGGTCAGGGCCGACAAGCCCATCGGGCTCATCGCCCCCGAGGACATCGGGAAGGCGGCCGCGGCGGCGATCAACGAGCCCGCGAAGTTCCATGGAGTGACGCTGGAGCTCGCGGGTGACGTGCTCACGCTCCCTCAAATCACCGAGGTCCTCTCGCGCGTCGACGGCAAGGAGTACGTGGTCCAGTCCTCCACGATCGAAGAGGCCGTCGCGGCCGGCCTGCATCCCGGCGTGGCTCAAGGCATGACGTACATGAACGTCGCCCCGGTGCTGGCTCGGCCTGAAATCGCGCGCTCCTACGGCCTTTCACCCATGAGCTTCGAGGCCTGGGCGCGGCTGCGTCGTGAAATGACATGA
- a CDS encoding SBBP repeat-containing protein, producing MKHLLLSMFGFAGVVGAAGVPSVAAAQVPSPSWVAQLGANLDEQANAVAVSGSSVYVVGQTTSQLGSDPKAGGQDAFIARYDTAGNLQWVHQLGTTGSDRATAVATDADGNAYVAGTTFGGFDFYTNAGGIDFFIAKYDSAGNRLWLRQNGTQMDDFATGIAIGADDTLYFTGYTGGSFANGGNPNNYDIIAGLYDTAGNPYWLQQFGSSASDMARGIAVTSTHEVYIVGNTYGSLDGTTSPVNSDIFLLKLNILGAQQWVRQIDAGDLDDGKSVAVGPDGGVYIVGETFGSMDGNTNNGTIDVLLARYDSAGNRDWSRMLGGGQPDYAFGVAVSSNNVVQVVGYTGGLAGIPYAGASDAFLTRYDALGTKLGTQTLGTSRQDVARGVAVDASGNAYVAGQTGGSLGGNTSAGSNDAFLARF from the coding sequence ATGAAACACCTTCTCTTGAGCATGTTTGGGTTCGCGGGCGTCGTCGGCGCCGCGGGCGTCCCCTCCGTCGCCGCGGCCCAGGTTCCGTCCCCCTCCTGGGTGGCCCAGCTCGGCGCCAACCTGGATGAGCAGGCCAACGCCGTGGCCGTGTCAGGCTCGAGCGTCTACGTGGTGGGCCAGACGACCAGCCAGCTCGGCTCCGACCCGAAGGCCGGCGGTCAGGACGCGTTCATTGCCCGGTACGACACCGCCGGCAACCTCCAGTGGGTCCACCAGCTCGGCACCACCGGGTCGGACCGCGCCACCGCCGTGGCCACCGACGCGGACGGCAACGCGTATGTGGCTGGAACCACCTTCGGTGGCTTCGACTTCTACACCAACGCGGGCGGCATCGACTTCTTCATCGCCAAGTATGACTCAGCCGGCAACCGCCTGTGGTTGCGCCAGAACGGCACGCAGATGGATGACTTCGCCACGGGCATCGCCATTGGCGCGGACGACACCCTCTACTTCACCGGTTACACCGGCGGCAGCTTCGCCAACGGCGGCAACCCCAACAACTACGACATCATCGCCGGGCTCTATGACACGGCGGGCAACCCGTACTGGCTCCAGCAGTTCGGCAGCTCCGCGAGCGACATGGCGCGCGGCATCGCCGTCACGTCCACCCACGAGGTCTACATCGTCGGGAACACCTACGGCAGCCTCGACGGCACCACCTCGCCGGTGAACAGCGACATCTTCCTGCTCAAGCTCAACATCCTGGGCGCCCAGCAGTGGGTCCGGCAGATTGACGCGGGCGACCTGGATGACGGCAAGAGCGTCGCCGTGGGCCCCGATGGCGGCGTCTACATTGTTGGTGAAACGTTTGGCAGCATGGACGGCAACACCAACAACGGCACCATCGACGTGCTGCTCGCCCGCTACGACAGCGCCGGCAACCGCGACTGGAGCCGCATGCTCGGAGGTGGGCAGCCCGACTACGCGTTCGGCGTCGCCGTCTCCTCGAACAACGTCGTGCAGGTGGTCGGCTACACGGGCGGGCTCGCCGGCATCCCGTATGCGGGCGCCTCCGATGCCTTCCTCACCCGCTACGACGCGCTCGGCACGAAGCTGGGCACCCAGACCCTGGGCACCTCGCGCCAGGACGTCGCCCGCGGCGTGGCCGTGGACGCTTCCGGCAACGCCTACGTCGCGGGACAGACGGGCGGAAGCCTTGGCGGCAACACCAGCGCCGGTAGCAACGACGCCTTCCTCGCCCGCTTCTGA